The window cccacatgcgcccgactggatccacctggcatacccaccagggggggcgatgctctgcccatctgggttgttgctccgttgcaaccagagccattctagtgcctgaggagctgtcctcagcatccgggccaactttgctccaatggagccttggctgcaggaggggaggagagagagagagaggaaggagaggaggaaaggtgaagaagcaaatgggcgcttctcctgtgtgccctggctgggaatcgaacctgggacatccatacgctgggctgacgctctaccactgagcaaactggccagggttaaaaatcaattttttaagaactaaaaaaaaaaaaaaaggaataaggttTCAGGGAGATGGGCCATGTAGGCCCATGACACCACAGGTAGGTAGCGTGACATGGTGCTGGGTACTTGGAAGGTACCAGTTTTCAGCTCCGACTTTGCCCTCTCCATACCCAGCCACCTCCTAGTTTTAATCAAGCCTTTGACCTCCACCACCCAGCCCAAGGACTCTGAAGGGGTAGGGGTGCAGGTTGGAGCCATGTCTTCATCTCCCATTGCTTCCCAATTCCTTACATGCTACCTGGCAAATGAAGTTGGCCCCATCAGGCTCACCTTGAGCATTTCAGGGGAGGATGTGGCCAGCAGCTGCCCCTCCAGtgattggcaaactcattagtcaacagagccaaatatcaacagtacaacgattgaaatttcttttgagagccaaatctttcaaacttaaactgtatagataggtacattcttTGAGGTAGCGCTcatatgtggtattttgtggaagggccacactcaaggggccaaagagccgcatgtggctcgcaagctgcaGTTTCTCGACCAAGGTGAGGCCATCTGGAAAGGGTGAAGACAGCCTAGACCAGACAAGCAGAAGACAAGCTCCATGGGGAAGAGAAGACAGGGTAAAAAGGTGCAGGTGTGAGGAATAGACGTGCAAACTCTGGGTTCTCCTGTTTCTGCCACTAAAAGGCAAAAGCCACACATGGGGCCCAGTGGGGGAACCCGGCATTTGGGGCTTGGCTGGACTCCCTTTTTGGAACAGACTTGCCCACTCTAGTATCTGGCCACCACCTAGGTGCACTCTGCTAGTCCCCATCATGGGTCGGCCCATTTCAGGTTGCCTGTTTGCCAAGTATGCACTGCTTCTGACCTCCCTACCAGCCCCCACGTGCAGATCACCTGGTACATTTACCTCCATCCAGCCCCTGCCCCATGTGTCTGCATGAACCAGCATGTGGTCCTTCTCATGCACcatgcccccaacccatacctctCACCCACCCCTGGCAAGTAGACTGAGGTGGAGCTTGGCTGCAAACCCCTCGAAGGTCTCCTCCCTTTACTGGTTATGGCTTCAAGGGGACAGAAGAGGGGGAGTTCTTTGCTGTATGTCTCCCTCCAGGCAAGTTTCTGCCTGTGTCTGGGCAGTGTTGACTTCCCCCACCAAACATAAATGTGAAGAATCCTTACAGGAACCTGGTTGGCGTCTCCTCAACTTGCAAAAGCCCCCCTTCCCTGCTGGCTGACTCTTGATTTTGCAAGAGGCCAGGAAAACAAGGGATTCAGAATCCAGAATCAAGGTCTTCTCGGCTCAGTCTAGAAGCCTAGCACCTAAGAGGTGCTGCGGTCCTGCAGGGAGGGCCTCCCTACATGGTTCAGGACCCACTGGATGGTGGAGCAGGTGGGGGGACCACCTTTCATGTCCACCCCAGCCTAATGTGTCCCATTGCCACTGAGCAGACACTGGGCTGAGATCAAATCTGCTTTAATGGGGGGTGGCTCCCAGGTCCAGCCTGGGTCCTGGGGGTGGGGCGCTGGCCAGGCCCACAGCCTGCTTACTCTTGCCTCCTTGCCTCCCCTTCTTGCTGGCAGAGGCATTGGACTTTCTTTTGCTGGAGGGGTCAGCCCGAAGTGTAGGGGCCACAGTGGTGGTGGCAGGGGGGCCTGGGCAGGGGGGTGGCTCCTCGTCGAGGGCCTTGAAGTTGAAAAAGTACTCCACGTTGGACACTGTGTCCAGGATCTCAGGCACACTGTAGTCGAAGGACAGCAACTCATCCGGCAGGTGTAGCGAGCGGATGTCACCAGAGGAGTCATCCCCACCACCCCCGCTGTCAGGCAGGGCTGGCCCAGGGGCCTTGCACAAGGAACCCTCAGGCTCGGCAACCCCTGGAGAGCAGTCAAAGAGCTTCATGGCGTCTTCTAGCAGCACCTTTTCAGGCAGCACAAAGGCCCTGGCCTCCTCGGGGGACCTGGTCTCACCTGCTCCCAGTGGGGCTGCCTCTGCTTCAGCCACCTTGAGGTCCCCAGGGCCTAGCGGGTACAGCAGGCCCGGCCCAGTGCCACTGCCCTGCAGGTCCTTGGTGGGAAAGGCCAGGGGCTCCCCAGGCCTTTGGAACTGGTTCAGGCGACCCTTGAGGTGGCCATAGGCCACAGGGGGCAGTGCAGCCTCAGTGGGCAGCGTGATGAGACGAGGAGGCCCTTTGTTTTCCTTGCAGGGCAGCTGTGGTGGCAGGGGTACCAGGCCTTCCttgagcaggggtgggggcagctcgACAAAGGCAGGGCCCCCCCCATCCCCCATGAAGCCTTGGGCCTCGGGCCCAGGTCTGTCTGGCTGGAAGTAGGGCATGAGGTACTGGGGTCCCCCAAGCACTGGCTGAAAATGGGGGTATGGCGGAGGTGGCGCTGGGGCCTTGAGGTAGTGCTGGGGCTCTAGGAGATAGGTGCCTGGTGAGGCGGGGCCCCCAGCCAGCATCCCGCCACCCACTGCTGCCAGCTTGTACAGGGACGACTGGCCGAAGTCGGTGGTGGCCCACTCAATTCGGTAAATGCGGGGGTCAAAGAAGCAGCCGCAGGGCGCCATCTGGAAACCTGCGGGCCCAGGAAGGGCAGCCCTGAGAGGGACGAGGCTGGGACCCGCCTACCTTGGGGAGGCAGTGTGGGATGGTGGGGGAGGCACGGCCCAAACTCTGGGAGCCTGTGGGCGAGCCTGGTTGGGAGACCCATCAGGGGACAAGAGCCACAGGCCTTGTCATCAGGTTCTTGTCTAGATGGGGTGTGTGCCTCCGCGAAACAGGTACACAAACCTTGCCTTTGGGAGCTGTCAAGGGACACGGTGGAGACAAGATGGCCCTGCCCACTTCAACCCACTCCTGGGGCCTAATCAAGGGCTGGGAAGAGGCCAGTACCTgctggaggagctggaaacacctcTTTCTCCAGGTTTGGGGGATACAGGTTGGAGGAACCTGTGAACAAAGGCCGGCGGGTGCGTGTGGTCCTAAAGCTAATGGGTAGAGCTCAGGTCCTCATCCCCTCAGCAGGCCACCCCCCCACTCCTTGACTCGTACCCACAATGGGAAGAGGCTCTGTGCAGGAAGGAGCGGGCTGGCGGCCAGGCCCCTCGCTGCCATCCAGGCCTCCAGGTAGGAAACTTTCTTGGGGAGCTAGAGGTGTGTAGAAGGGCTTGGGGTGCTGCATGGGGAAGCAGTGGGCCCAGACAGGAGGCAGGCCGGGTGGGAGCATAGGCAGCCCACGCAGAAAACAGGCTCAGAAGTCCCGCAGAGTTCTGTTTGCCTGGTTACTCAGGGCAGCAGGTTCCAGCCTGTGGCCCGCCCACTGGTCAGGATTCCGGATATTGGAGGTGTGGGGGCTGGTGAGCAGGGACAGAGGGGAAACTAAGGTAACCAAAGACATCTGCCATAAAGTGTGGGACAAACCCTGGGCCTAGGATGCTGCCTTCTGCCTTTACCAGCAATGCCAATCTGACAGCTGAGGCCCCTTCCTCTAGGCAGCCCACCCTGATCCATAACACAACAGGCCAgcctcccctccctttttttagtggaggtggggggagggacaggaaaggaaagagatgagaagcatcacctcttagttgtggcaccttagttgttcattgattacttctcatacatgccttgacccaagggctccagccgagccagtgaccccttgctcaagccagcgacctttgggcacaagccagtgaccatggcgtcatgtctatgatcccccactcaagccagtgatcccatgttcaagctggtgagttcatgctcaagccggcaaacctcagggcttcaaacctagatcctcagcatcccaggtcaatgctctatccactgtgccacctcttggtcaggcgaGGCCCCCCCCCTTAAGCTCCAGTGGCTTCTTTGTGGTCAAGGCCACCTTGGGAGAGATCAGGAAACTTTGGTGAATGAGTGAGGAAAGAGGTAAGGAGCCGACAGGGACAGGGATGAGCAGGTATCCAGGGAGAGCTCCTGGGAGTGGGATAAAGGGCAGCATCAGGGTCACAAAAAAGcctgagttttaaaataaagtttaggtcctgaccaggtagctcaattagttagagcatcatcccaatatgcctaGATTGCAGGTCTgatccttgatcagggcacatataagaactactcagtggcctgaccaggtggtggcgcagtggatagagcgtcggatccaggttcgagaacccgaggtcaccagcttgagcgcaggctcatctggtttgagcgaagctcaccagcttggacccaaggtcgctggcttgagcaaggggttcctcggtctgctgaaggcccgcggtcaaggcacatatgagaaagcaatcaatgggcaactaaggtgtcgcaatgaaaaactgatgattgatgcttctcatccctctctgttcctgtctgtctgtccctatctattcctctctctgactctctgtctctgtaaaaaaaaaaaaaaaactactactcaatgaatgcataaataagtggaacaaatcaatgtttctctcatctctctctaaaataaataaataaaaacttaaaagaataaagtttattGTATTCTCACACACTATGGGGACCCTCCAGcatcccctcccaccccagcagCTACTTGTAGGCATTGGCCTTATGTTTTGGCAGGAAGACGAAATTGGGTGGCACTGGTCCCAGCAGCATTTCACTGTGAGGAGAATGAATGGAGGGCAGGGCCAGTCAGGTCTGGGGCCtgggccacccccacccccacacaccctccacccccactcctcgGTCCCCAGGCACCTGATGCGGATCCAGTCAGCTGCCTTCTGGCTGGCCATGAGTGTCTCCAGGTAGTCACGGCCCAGGTAGTAGGGGGGCCGCTCATTGATCTTCTGTGGGAGCCGCTCAAGCAGGCCCACAGGCACATACCTGTGGGAAGGTGGGGACAGGGTTGGACTAGGCTGGCCTCATCACCAGCACCCCACCCTAGCTGCTCCATGCCCACCGGCACAGGAAGGAGAGCCATTCGAGGAGGAAGCGGCGGGTCTTCTCCACGCCCTGAGTGTCTGAGCCCCAGTGCTCCAGGCCATAATGTGTGAAATCCTGCAGGATGTCCAGGCGCTCGGATGATGAAATGTCCCAGTGCCGCTGCTCCTTGATCTCCGTGAACAACCATGGCTTGAGCAGGGCACCACTGTAGGGCAGGGAGTGGTCAGAGGCTGCCAAACCCAGTCTTAAGACTCTCCAGCTGTGCTCACACAACCTTCAAAGCCCAAGAGTTCCAACCCAAAACCACAAGCCTACAAATGTAGAAATTTCTAGTCCTTCCTGCCCCTGCCAGCTGCAACCCGAGCATCTCTATGCAGACAGGGCCACCTGCTGGGGACAGACGGACCAGGAGGTGAAGCAGTTGGGCCATGACAAGAGTGACAAAGCTCAGATGCACTCTCCTTCTCCCTAAGCTGCAGGCTGGGCCTCAACTGTCTATAGTCATCCAGGCACTGGGCGCTCTTACCGGCCAATCATGATTCCAGCAACTCCAGTCTGCATGGCGCGGTTAGCGTCCTCATAAGATAAGATGTCCCCATTTCCTGAGGAACAGAGACAGTGGCCTCAGGAAGCTGTATGCAGGCAGGAAAGCCAGCTCTTGAGGAGTTCTTGCCAGCCCAGTAGCCCCCACTGGGGCAGGGAGGTATCTTAGGTAGGGAGTTGGGGTCTCAGGTAGAGGGGTGGGCCCAGGCTTGTGTGGCCTTTGATGATAGGGCATGGAGGTCTGAACTGAGTGGCAGGGCACCCACCGAACAGGGGCATGGGGCTGGCTGCCGCCACACACTGCTTGATGTACTGCCAGTCAGCCAGCCTGGTGTAGCGCTGCTCCCGAGAGCGGCCATGGAGCTGGAGGAAAAGCAGCCGCATGGGGAGGGTAGGAAGGTCCAGGGAGGTGGAGcatcaaacagagaaagagagagatagagagagacccaggctgagacagagagagacagacagacaggcagacggagacaggagacagagagagcagagataaagagggaagaagaaaagagagatcaTTAGAAAGGGTCGCTGGTATACCTCCAAGGCTCCGATACCCACTGTACCCCAAGACCCACCGTGACCATGGCTGCCCCCCAGTCCCGCAGATCAGGCAACAGCTGGTGTGCCAGGTTCACACGTTCCTGGATGCCCGTGCGGATCTTTACTGTCAGAGGCACATCCAGCACCTACAGGGATGAGTATGGTCAGCAGAGCCCAGGGTTGGGTGGGGAAAAGGTGGGGACATCTTGGGGCATACCTGGTTCATGCCACGAACGATCTGCTGCAACTTGGCTGAGCGGTTCATGAGGGCACAGCCCCCACCCTGGAAAAGAtgggctggctggagcaagggagGACAGCACCCAGGCTGGGCCTGACGCACATCATTGCCCTTGCTATGcaaatagggaaactgagacacagggcCCCCGCAGGTTCCCAAGGACTCAAGCAGAAACAGAGCCAGGTCCCAGGCGTCTACCCCACCCTCTGCCTGCTCTGGAGATCCAGAACTGAATGGCTGCTACCTTCTTGTACACAAGGTCGATGGGGCAGCCTACGTTGACGTCCACGAAATCCACCTCGATGGTGCGGTTCAGCAGCTCAGCACACTTGGTCATAGTGTCAGGGAAGGGGCCCTCCAGCTGTGGCAGGTGTTGGAGCAGAGAGAGTGAGGGGCCATGCCTTCCTGGCCCCATGCCAAGGTCCTCAGCCTTTGGAGGTGCTTGGCGGAGGTGAGAGGGATCTGAGAGGTGATTAAAGCAGGCCTGGGATCCAGGAGAGCCAACCCTGAACCTTGCTCCAAATCTTGGCAGCTGaaagcccttcctccctctctcggGGCAGCACCAACCTGGACACCAAAGATATCCTCACACTGGTGACGTTTGAGTAGGGCCCACTCAGACATCTTGCCCTGCAGCAGGTTGGTGCAGACAGCCATCTCCCCGCATGTCACATCAGCCCCGTAGTGTTTACAGATTCGCCGGAAGGGCAGGTTCCCACACTGGGAGCAATGAGGAACACAAACAAATGAGGGTGTGACAGGCAGGGACCTCAAACACCTGCCCCCCACAGCTAGTGTCCTCAGCTGAAAGCCTTGAAACTGGTAGGCATTGGGCAGTCAAGGTGACCACCCTGCCACCACTCAGACCATCCCACATGGGTCCTACCGTGGTAAGGGGGGCCAGGTACAATTTGCCACTGATGTCAagctagaaggaaagaaaacacagtGAGGCTTTACCCTCCAATGTGGATTTTGCAGCCTCTTCTCACAATCTAGAATACTCTTTGCTCTGACCCACCGGCCTTGCCCCCTTTTATCTCTTGATCTCTGTACGTGACAATCAATTCCTCTGTGAGAAATGTTCTTTTCTCCATGTTCTCTCCTGGATAGCGTCTAGTCAACTATCGAAACTCCAGTCCCACTGCTTCCTTCTGCCTCAGCCCTGACTCTCTGACTCTGGGAGTGCGTGTCCAGCTCTTTCAGCTCCCCACAATGCTAGTGTCCTCAACGGGAAGCATGAGTGACACATACCCGTTTCTTCTCACAGGACCGCAGCCTGACTATGTCCTCATCTGTCAGGGGCCCGCAGGTCTGCacagggctgctgggaggggTACCAGGGCCAGGCCCCAGGGGGGCCTGCTTGGTGTCAGAGTTGTCTTGCTGTTGGGCACTCACAGTGCCTGGAACCTTCGGGACAGTGGCAGAAGGGGTGGGGCCTGACAGGTGGCCCTTGCCTAGCTGGCACAGGGCCTGTTCAGCACGCTCAAAGTGGATCTTGCGCTTTCGCAACTGCTGCTGCAGAGCCTTGTCCAAGACATTGCGGACTGGAGGGGCCTGGACTGCGGTCTCCTGCACCAGGTTCTGGCCCTCGGGCCCCAGATGGGCCCCAGCAAAGCGGCAGGTCACACCATATGGGCACCTGCCATAGGTCTCAAATAATACACAGCGGGGGCCCAGGTCAGCTGGCTTGGTCTTTAGGTAGCAGCTCACATCATGTAAGAAGCGACAGTCGTCACCAAAAAAACACTTAGCAGCTGATTCCTGcagggaaacagggaggcaatgagggaggagagggatgggcTGGGGGCAGCCAGGCTTTGAACCTCAGATTTCTCCCCTCCTGGCTGTGTGCCCTTGGAAAAGTCAGTAAtctcactgtgcctcagtttcttcaactggaaaaaggaacaataatgaTATTTACATCACAACACCATGAGGAATGATCGGAGGACAGAGAGGCTCAAATTGAAGGCTTCTGGAACTTTCTGGTGACAAAGATACTAACCTGCaccagggaggggcagagcctgtTCTTGTCATATTGGGTGGGTTTCATGTGAGACCGCAACTTATTCTGGCCCCGGGCTCTTTTCTGAACCTCAGGCTGCTCATCAGgctcagcttcctcctccttGGGGCCCTCTCCTGGCTGCCTGTCCTCCAGTCGGATCCGCTTGGCCTCAGGCTCAGTCAGGTCAGAGCCATAAGCatttcctgcctcagtttcccggCTAGGCTTCTCTTGCCCTCCGGATTCCAGGAATTCATGGAACTTCTCCTTGGTGGTGAGATAACTGCCAGCAGAGAAGTAGGATAAAAGAAGGCTTGTTGATGTATTCCCTCGCTAGTTGACTCAACTGACACTGGGGAAAGGGACTGAGAACACTTGCCTCTGCTTACATGCTTTTGCTAATAGGGATCTAGCTCACTAGTTAGAACTGGACATCTGCCAGTTTGGGAGCACCTCAAGACCACAGGTAGGGCCTAGTTCGTCTTTGAGTTCCCACTGCCCCAATTACAGGTATCAGGCATGTACGTCCCTGGCCACGTTAGGCTAAAAAAAACTACATG is drawn from Saccopteryx leptura isolate mSacLep1 chromosome 1, mSacLep1_pri_phased_curated, whole genome shotgun sequence and contains these coding sequences:
- the PRR22 gene encoding proline-rich protein 22: MQHPKPFYTPLAPQESFLPGGLDGSEGPGRQPAPSCTEPLPIVGSSNLYPPNLEKEVFPAPPAGFQMAPCGCFFDPRIYRIEWATTDFGQSSLYKLAAVGGGMLAGGPASPGTYLLEPQHYLKAPAPPPPYPHFQPVLGGPQYLMPYFQPDRPGPEAQGFMGDGGGPAFVELPPPLLKEGLVPLPPQLPCKENKGPPRLITLPTEAALPPVAYGHLKGRLNQFQRPGEPLAFPTKDLQGSGTGPGLLYPLGPGDLKVAEAEAAPLGAGETRSPEEARAFVLPEKVLLEDAMKLFDCSPGVAEPEGSLCKAPGPALPDSGGGGDDSSGDIRSLHLPDELLSFDYSVPEILDTVSNVEYFFNFKALDEEPPPCPGPPATTTVAPTLRADPSSKRKSNASASKKGRQGGKSKQAVGLASAPPPGPRLDLGATPH
- the DUS3L gene encoding tRNA-dihydrouridine(47) synthase [NAD(P)(+)]-like, coding for MAESAAEAPAESGSSGDSGACLVERGVAPIKPRYLTTKEKFHEFLESGGQEKPSRETEAGNAYGSDLTEPEAKRIRLEDRQPGEGPKEEEAEPDEQPEVQKRARGQNKLRSHMKPTQYDKNRLCPSLVQESAAKCFFGDDCRFLHDVSCYLKTKPADLGPRCVLFETYGRCPYGVTCRFAGAHLGPEGQNLVQETAVQAPPVRNVLDKALQQQLRKRKIHFERAEQALCQLGKGHLSGPTPSATVPKVPGTVSAQQQDNSDTKQAPLGPGPGTPPSSPVQTCGPLTDEDIVRLRSCEKKRLDISGKLYLAPLTTCGNLPFRRICKHYGADVTCGEMAVCTNLLQGKMSEWALLKRHQCEDIFGVQLEGPFPDTMTKCAELLNRTIEVDFVDVNVGCPIDLVYKKGGGCALMNRSAKLQQIVRGMNQVLDVPLTVKIRTGIQERVNLAHQLLPDLRDWGAAMVTLHGRSREQRYTRLADWQYIKQCVAAASPMPLFGNGDILSYEDANRAMQTGVAGIMIGRGALLKPWLFTEIKEQRHWDISSSERLDILQDFTHYGLEHWGSDTQGVEKTRRFLLEWLSFLCRYVPVGLLERLPQKINERPPYYLGRDYLETLMASQKAADWIRISEMLLGPVPPNFVFLPKHKANAYK